The following are from one region of the Achromobacter xylosoxidans genome:
- a CDS encoding short-chain fatty acid transporter, translated as MNKLASFFTELMRKYLPDPFVFAIALTLLTVLLAMGVEGKGIGDITRAWGNGFWSLLAFTTQMAVILAMGYVLATAPLTDRMLNRIVSHVHKPHTAIIVATLVGGIGSYLNWGFGLVIGGIVAKKLALKVKGVHYPLIIAAAYSGFTMYGLGLSASIPVLVATPNHPTAKQMGTIPLSETIFSVPMLITSLVIIVTLPLLNAWLHPKKGEKIVEVDPAIDRDANTSNAAEDMLEKGTIASKLNNSRILSLLIGALGIAYVTFHFMDGGSLDLNLINFIILFLGIILLGTPAAYVAKLTEGIKTISGIILQYPFYAGIMAIMAASGLVTTISQVFVDVATPESLPFWGLISSFVINFFAPSAGGHWVIQGPFMIDAAKEIGSALNQTTMAVMLGNAWNDLVQPFWILPALALSKLKLRDVMGYTVIMMLWVGVIHITAVLLWGYLTH; from the coding sequence ATGAATAAACTGGCTTCATTCTTTACGGAGCTGATGCGCAAGTATCTGCCCGACCCCTTCGTCTTCGCGATCGCGCTGACCCTGCTTACCGTGCTGCTGGCCATGGGCGTCGAGGGCAAGGGCATCGGCGACATCACGCGCGCCTGGGGCAACGGCTTCTGGAGCCTGCTGGCCTTCACGACCCAGATGGCCGTGATCCTGGCGATGGGCTACGTGCTGGCTACCGCGCCGCTCACCGACCGCATGCTCAACCGCATCGTCAGCCACGTGCACAAGCCGCACACCGCCATCATCGTGGCAACGCTGGTCGGCGGCATCGGCAGCTACCTGAACTGGGGCTTCGGCCTGGTCATCGGCGGCATCGTCGCCAAGAAGCTGGCCTTGAAGGTCAAGGGCGTGCACTACCCCCTGATCATCGCCGCGGCCTACAGCGGCTTCACCATGTACGGCCTAGGCCTGTCGGCCAGCATCCCCGTGCTGGTCGCCACCCCCAACCACCCCACCGCCAAGCAGATGGGCACCATCCCGCTGTCGGAGACCATTTTCTCGGTGCCGATGCTGATCACCAGCCTGGTGATCATCGTGACGCTGCCGCTGCTCAATGCCTGGCTGCACCCCAAGAAGGGCGAGAAGATCGTTGAAGTGGACCCGGCCATCGACCGCGACGCCAATACGTCCAACGCCGCCGAAGACATGCTGGAAAAAGGCACCATCGCCTCCAAGCTGAACAACAGCCGCATCCTGAGCCTGCTGATCGGCGCGCTGGGCATCGCCTACGTGACCTTCCACTTCATGGACGGCGGCTCGCTGGACCTGAACCTGATCAACTTCATCATCCTGTTCCTGGGCATCATCCTGCTGGGCACGCCGGCCGCCTACGTGGCCAAGCTGACCGAAGGCATCAAGACGATCTCCGGCATCATCCTGCAATACCCCTTCTATGCCGGCATCATGGCCATCATGGCCGCCTCTGGCCTGGTCACCACGATCTCGCAAGTGTTCGTCGACGTGGCCACGCCCGAGTCGCTGCCGTTCTGGGGCCTGATCAGCTCGTTCGTCATCAACTTCTTCGCGCCGTCGGCCGGCGGCCACTGGGTCATTCAGGGTCCATTCATGATCGACGCCGCCAAGGAAATCGGCAGCGCGCTGAACCAGACCACCATGGCCGTCATGCTGGGCAATGCCTGGAACGACCTGGTGCAGCCCTTCTGGATCCTGCCCGCGCTGGCGCTGTCCAAGCTCAAGCTGCGCGACGTGATGGGCTATACCGTCATCATGATGCTGTGGGTCGGCGTGATCCACATCACTGCGGTCCTGCTCTGGGGTTATCTCACCCACTGA
- a CDS encoding 3-hydroxyacyl-CoA dehydrogenase family protein, translating to MDTPLKNLAIVGAGAMGSGIAALFASKGLNVVLIDPMEGALDRALQTIDRQLNVYAPGNVQEAMQRIQVAPGLEAACNSDLVIEAVPENLELKRGIFAKLDSLCPAHTLFATNTSGLSINAIASAVVRRDRFVGTHFFTPADVIPLVEVVRNDGTSEDTVARVMATLRYAGKRPVLVRQDIPGFIANRIQHALAREAISLLEKGVASAEDIDEVVKWSLGIRLALSGPLEQRDMNGIDVHYAIASYLYKDLENRTEPSELLKSKVESGQIGAKSGQGFYTWSPERRERVLREKSAALGELAEWLNGKASGS from the coding sequence ATGGATACTCCCCTCAAGAATCTCGCCATCGTCGGCGCAGGCGCCATGGGCAGCGGCATCGCCGCGCTGTTCGCCTCGAAGGGCTTGAACGTCGTCCTGATCGACCCGATGGAAGGCGCGCTGGACCGCGCGCTGCAGACCATAGACCGCCAGCTGAATGTGTACGCCCCGGGCAACGTCCAGGAAGCGATGCAGCGCATTCAAGTCGCGCCCGGGCTGGAAGCAGCCTGCAACAGCGACCTGGTGATCGAGGCAGTGCCAGAAAACCTGGAACTCAAGCGCGGCATCTTTGCCAAGCTCGATTCCCTGTGCCCCGCGCACACCCTCTTCGCCACCAACACTTCCGGCCTGTCCATCAACGCCATCGCCAGCGCGGTGGTGCGCCGCGACCGTTTCGTCGGCACCCATTTCTTCACGCCCGCGGACGTGATTCCGCTGGTGGAAGTGGTGCGCAACGACGGTACGTCTGAAGACACCGTCGCCCGGGTGATGGCCACGCTGCGCTACGCGGGCAAGCGTCCGGTGCTGGTGCGCCAGGACATCCCCGGCTTCATCGCCAACCGCATCCAGCACGCCCTGGCCCGCGAAGCCATCTCGCTGCTGGAGAAAGGCGTGGCCAGCGCCGAGGACATCGACGAAGTGGTCAAGTGGAGCCTGGGCATCCGCCTGGCCCTGTCAGGACCGCTGGAACAACGCGACATGAACGGCATCGACGTGCACTACGCGATCGCCAGCTATCTCTACAAAGACCTCGAAAACCGTACCGAACCCTCCGAACTCCTGAAGAGCAAGGTCGAAAGCGGCCAGATCGGCGCCAAGAGCGGCCAGGGCTTCTATACCTGGAGCCCCGAACGCCGCGAGCGCGTGCTGCGCGAGAAAAGCGCCGCGCTGGGCGAACTGGCTGAGTGGCTCAACGGCAAGGCCAGCGGCTCCTGA
- the catC gene encoding muconolactone Delta-isomerase, translating to MLFMVQMQVNLPVDMPAERADKLKADEKALAQQLQRDGKWKNLWRVAGRYANVSIFDVESNDELHTLLSSLPLFPYMDINVTALARHPSAI from the coding sequence ATGTTGTTCATGGTTCAAATGCAAGTCAATCTTCCCGTCGACATGCCCGCCGAGCGCGCCGACAAACTGAAGGCCGACGAAAAGGCCCTGGCGCAGCAGCTGCAACGCGACGGCAAATGGAAGAACCTGTGGCGCGTGGCCGGCCGCTACGCCAACGTCAGCATCTTCGACGTCGAAAGCAACGACGAACTGCACACGCTGCTGTCCTCGCTGCCGCTGTTCCCGTACATGGACATCAACGTCACGGCGCTGGCGCGCCACCCCTCGGCAATCTGA
- the queC gene encoding 7-cyano-7-deazaguanine synthase QueC: MQNHQRRALVLFSGGQDSTTCLAWALDRYAHVETVAFDYGQRHHIELTARLNVLREIRSNFPDWAPRLGEDHLLDLKVLGQVGDTAMTSDRAIEMQANGLPNTFVPGRNLLFLTLAAALGYRRQLDVLVGGMCETDFSGYPDCRDDTIKAQQVALGLGLGSRITIETPLMWIDKSETWALAHQLGGDALVETIVEESHTCYLGERGARHDWGYGCGECPACKLRKIGWEKWVVASAAEG; this comes from the coding sequence ATGCAAAATCATCAACGTCGCGCGCTCGTGCTGTTTTCGGGTGGCCAGGATTCCACTACCTGCCTGGCCTGGGCGCTGGACCGCTATGCCCATGTGGAAACCGTGGCGTTCGATTACGGGCAGCGCCATCACATCGAACTGACAGCGCGGCTGAACGTGCTGCGCGAGATCCGCAGCAACTTCCCTGACTGGGCGCCGCGCCTGGGCGAGGACCACCTGCTGGACCTGAAGGTGCTGGGCCAGGTGGGCGACACCGCCATGACCAGCGACCGCGCCATCGAGATGCAGGCCAACGGCCTGCCCAACACGTTCGTGCCTGGGCGCAACCTGCTGTTCCTGACGCTGGCCGCCGCGCTGGGCTACCGGCGCCAGCTGGACGTGCTGGTGGGCGGCATGTGCGAAACCGATTTCTCTGGCTATCCCGACTGCCGCGACGACACCATCAAGGCGCAGCAGGTGGCGCTGGGCCTGGGACTGGGCTCGCGGATCACGATCGAGACGCCGCTGATGTGGATCGACAAGTCCGAGACCTGGGCGCTGGCGCATCAGCTGGGCGGCGACGCGCTGGTGGAAACCATCGTCGAGGAAAGCCACACCTGCTACCTGGGCGAGCGCGGCGCGCGCCATGACTGGGGCTACGGTTGCGGCGAGTGTCCCGCCTGCAAGCTGCGCAAGATCGGTTGGGAAAAATGGGTGGTGGCTTCCGCCGCCGAAGGCTGA
- a CDS encoding IclR family transcriptional regulator, with protein MAEQDTQQPSDSYVQSFARGLSVIRAFGPDRSQMTLSEVAAVTGLTRAGARRILLTLEHLGYVTVDDRKFSLTPRILELGYAYLSGTPLWNLALPYMEEVAEQTRESCSVSVLEGADIVYILRLSTHKVMTINLAVGSRLPAWVTSMGRVLLAGLTEPELDRVLALSQIQSYTPHTITDIAELKRVLAGVRADGYACVAQELEPGLQSVAVPIMDRSGRVIAAMNVSGHANRFTREEMLAAFLPPLRRAADQINHALLRR; from the coding sequence ATGGCCGAGCAAGATACCCAGCAACCCAGCGACAGCTACGTGCAGTCCTTCGCGCGCGGCTTGTCCGTGATCCGGGCCTTCGGCCCCGACCGTTCGCAGATGACCTTGTCCGAGGTTGCGGCGGTGACCGGGCTGACCCGCGCCGGCGCGCGCCGCATCCTGCTGACGCTGGAGCACCTGGGCTATGTCACCGTCGACGACCGCAAGTTTTCGCTGACCCCGCGCATCCTGGAGCTGGGCTACGCCTACCTGTCCGGCACGCCGCTGTGGAACCTGGCGTTGCCGTACATGGAAGAAGTGGCCGAGCAGACGCGGGAGTCGTGTTCCGTGTCGGTACTGGAAGGCGCGGACATCGTCTACATCCTGCGCCTGTCCACGCACAAGGTCATGACCATCAACCTGGCCGTGGGCAGCCGCCTGCCGGCCTGGGTGACGTCGATGGGCCGCGTGCTGCTGGCGGGCCTGACGGAGCCGGAGCTGGACCGGGTGCTGGCGCTGAGCCAGATCCAGTCCTACACCCCGCACACCATCACCGACATCGCGGAGTTGAAGCGGGTGCTGGCTGGCGTGCGCGCCGACGGCTACGCCTGCGTCGCGCAGGAGCTGGAGCCGGGGCTGCAGTCGGTTGCCGTGCCCATCATGGACCGCAGCGGCCGCGTGATCGCCGCGATGAACGTCAGCGGCCATGCCAACCGCTTTACGCGTGAGGAAATGCTGGCGGCGTTCCTGCCGCCCCTGCGCCGCGCGGCTGACCAGATCAACCACGCCCTGCTGCGCCGCTAG
- a CDS encoding 3-oxoacid CoA-transferase subunit B: protein MSTKLTRDQIAARVAQDIPEGAYVNLGIGLPTLVANHLPADREVILHTENGMLGMGPAPAKGEEDYDLINAGKQPVTELPGCSFFHHADSFAMMRGGHLDICVLGAFQVSQHGDLANWHTGAPDAIPAVGGAMDLAIGAKDVFVMMELQTREGQSKLVEACTYPLTGVRCVSRVYTDVAVFDIRADGVTVIDMFGDTTADELLRLTGLPLKFSR from the coding sequence ATGAGCACCAAACTGACCCGCGACCAGATCGCCGCCCGCGTGGCGCAGGACATTCCTGAAGGCGCCTACGTGAACCTGGGCATCGGCCTGCCCACGCTCGTCGCCAACCATCTGCCGGCGGACCGCGAAGTCATCCTGCACACCGAAAACGGCATGCTGGGCATGGGCCCCGCCCCCGCCAAGGGCGAGGAAGACTACGACCTGATCAACGCCGGCAAGCAGCCCGTGACCGAACTTCCGGGCTGCTCGTTCTTCCATCACGCCGACTCGTTCGCGATGATGCGCGGCGGCCACCTGGACATCTGCGTGCTGGGCGCCTTCCAGGTGTCGCAGCACGGCGACCTGGCCAACTGGCATACGGGTGCGCCCGACGCGATTCCCGCCGTGGGCGGCGCGATGGACCTGGCGATCGGCGCCAAGGACGTCTTCGTGATGATGGAACTGCAAACCCGCGAAGGCCAAAGCAAGCTGGTCGAGGCCTGCACCTATCCGCTGACCGGCGTGCGCTGCGTGTCGCGCGTGTACACCGACGTGGCGGTATTCGACATCCGCGCCGACGGCGTGACCGTCATCGACATGTTCGGCGACACCACCGCCGACGAGCTGCTGCGCCTGACCGGCCTGCCGCTGAAGTTTTCCCGCTGA
- a CDS encoding SDR family NAD(P)-dependent oxidoreductase, with protein sequence MSKPTAYLVTGGSAGIGAAIIRMLLDAGHKVVNIDYKLPENPPAGLVSYQADLTDEARTKEVAREVTEAYNIVGLVNNAGATRPGTADTATLADLDYVVNLHLRTALILVQAALPAMREAGFGRIVNMSSRAALGKPDRVVYSATKAGLVGLTRTLAMELGGDGITVNAIGPGPIATDLFTKSNPAGAPQTERIINSIVVKRLGTPEDVARAAMFFLSPDNGFVTGQMLYVCGGTTLGVAPI encoded by the coding sequence ATGAGCAAACCTACTGCGTATCTCGTGACCGGCGGCAGCGCCGGTATCGGGGCGGCGATCATCCGCATGCTGCTGGATGCGGGACACAAGGTCGTCAACATCGACTACAAGCTGCCCGAGAATCCGCCCGCGGGACTGGTGTCGTATCAGGCCGACCTGACCGACGAAGCGCGCACCAAGGAAGTCGCCCGCGAGGTGACCGAGGCCTACAACATCGTGGGCCTGGTCAACAACGCTGGCGCCACCCGCCCCGGCACGGCCGACACGGCCACGCTGGCGGATCTGGACTACGTGGTCAACCTGCATCTGCGCACCGCGCTGATCCTGGTGCAGGCGGCGCTGCCCGCCATGCGCGAAGCCGGCTTCGGCCGCATCGTGAACATGTCGTCGCGGGCCGCGCTGGGCAAGCCTGACCGCGTGGTCTATTCGGCCACCAAGGCCGGCCTGGTGGGCCTGACCCGCACGCTGGCCATGGAGCTGGGCGGCGACGGCATCACCGTCAATGCCATCGGTCCCGGCCCCATCGCCACCGACCTGTTCACCAAGAGCAACCCGGCAGGCGCGCCGCAGACCGAACGCATCATCAACAGCATCGTGGTCAAGCGCCTGGGCACGCCCGAAGACGTGGCGCGCGCCGCGATGTTCTTCCTGTCGCCGGACAACGGCTTCGTCACCGGCCAGATGCTGTACGTCTGCGGCGGCACGACGCTGGGCGTCGCTCCCATCTGA
- a CDS encoding 3-oxoacid CoA-transferase subunit A — MISKLVASAAAALADVPDGATVMIGGFGTAGQPMELIDALLEQGAKDLVIINNNAGNGTTGLAALLGANRVRKIICSFPRQVDSQIFDGLYRSGKIELELVPQGNLAERIRAAGAGIGAFFTPTGYGTPLADGKEIREINGRQYVLEYPLHADYALIKAERGDRWGNLVYRKTARNFGPIMASAARVAVAQVREVVELGELDPETVVTPGIFVKRVVQIAATPAAKEQQ, encoded by the coding sequence ATGATTTCTAAGCTTGTTGCAAGCGCGGCGGCCGCCCTGGCGGACGTACCCGACGGCGCCACCGTCATGATCGGCGGCTTCGGCACCGCCGGCCAGCCCATGGAACTGATCGACGCCCTGCTGGAGCAGGGCGCGAAGGACCTGGTCATCATCAACAACAACGCCGGCAACGGCACCACCGGCCTGGCCGCCCTGCTGGGCGCGAACCGCGTGCGCAAGATCATCTGCTCGTTCCCGCGCCAGGTGGATTCGCAGATCTTCGACGGCCTGTACCGCAGCGGCAAGATCGAGCTGGAACTGGTGCCGCAGGGCAACCTGGCCGAGCGCATCCGCGCCGCCGGCGCCGGCATCGGCGCATTCTTCACGCCCACCGGCTACGGCACCCCGCTGGCCGACGGCAAGGAAATCCGCGAGATCAACGGCCGCCAGTATGTGCTGGAGTATCCGCTGCACGCCGACTACGCGCTCATCAAGGCCGAACGCGGCGACCGCTGGGGCAACCTGGTCTACCGCAAGACCGCCCGCAACTTCGGCCCCATCATGGCCAGCGCGGCGCGCGTGGCCGTGGCGCAGGTGCGCGAAGTGGTTGAACTGGGCGAGCTGGACCCCGAAACCGTCGTGACCCCCGGCATCTTCGTGAAACGCGTCGTGCAGATCGCAGCCACCCCGGCCGCCAAGGAGCAGCAATGA
- the pcaD gene encoding 3-oxoadipate enol-lactonase, whose protein sequence is MSYADLSQARLYYVIDGPADAPVLVLSNSLGTCSDMWARQIPELSKHFRVLRYDTRGHGKSSIPEGEYSFEQLGNDVAELLAHLNIKRAHFCGLSMGGPTGLWLALARPELLDKLILCNTAARIGSAEGWSARIAAVAEQTLEKMAPTLVERWLTDSYRAAEPGLTQVLIDMLRRTPDAGYSGNCAALRDADFREQVASIKAPTLVISSTHDLAATPAQGRELAAAIPGARYFEMNTSHISNWEQPEVFTRTVVDFLKG, encoded by the coding sequence ATGTCTTACGCCGATCTCAGCCAGGCACGGCTGTACTACGTCATCGATGGCCCCGCCGACGCGCCGGTGCTCGTGCTCTCCAACTCGCTGGGCACCTGCTCCGACATGTGGGCCCGCCAGATTCCCGAACTCAGCAAGCACTTTCGCGTGCTGCGCTACGACACCCGCGGCCACGGCAAGTCGTCGATCCCCGAAGGCGAATACAGCTTCGAACAACTGGGCAACGACGTCGCCGAGCTGCTGGCGCACCTGAACATCAAGCGCGCGCACTTCTGCGGCCTGTCGATGGGCGGCCCCACCGGCCTGTGGCTGGCGCTGGCGCGCCCCGAACTGCTGGACAAGCTGATCCTGTGCAACACCGCCGCGCGCATCGGCTCGGCCGAAGGCTGGAGCGCCCGCATCGCCGCGGTCGCCGAGCAGACCCTGGAAAAGATGGCGCCCACGCTGGTCGAACGCTGGCTCACCGACAGCTACCGCGCGGCCGAGCCGGGCCTGACCCAGGTGCTGATCGACATGCTGCGCCGCACGCCGGACGCCGGCTACTCGGGCAACTGCGCCGCGCTGCGCGACGCCGACTTCCGCGAACAGGTGGCCTCGATCAAGGCGCCCACGCTGGTCATCAGCAGCACGCACGACCTGGCCGCCACCCCGGCCCAGGGCCGCGAACTGGCCGCAGCCATTCCCGGCGCGCGTTACTTCGAAATGAACACCTCCCATATCTCGAACTGGGAACAACCGGAAGTCTTCACCCGCACGGTCGTCGACTTCCTGAAGGGGTAA
- a CDS encoding YciI family protein — translation MPYIIETFDKPGHQEVRQQHRAAHLEYLDANKQLLLACGAKLQDDGKDAGGGLYIVALETREAAQQFIDADPFSLADLFERVTITRWRKAYVDGVCHL, via the coding sequence ATGCCCTACATCATCGAAACCTTCGACAAGCCCGGCCACCAGGAAGTGCGCCAGCAGCATCGCGCCGCGCACCTGGAATACCTGGACGCCAACAAGCAGCTGCTGCTGGCCTGCGGCGCCAAGCTGCAGGACGACGGCAAGGACGCCGGCGGCGGCCTGTACATCGTGGCCCTGGAAACGCGCGAAGCCGCGCAGCAGTTCATCGACGCCGACCCGTTCTCCCTCGCCGACCTGTTCGAGCGCGTGACCATCACGCGCTGGCGCAAGGCCTACGTCGACGGCGTCTGCCATCTGTAA
- the ppc gene encoding phosphoenolpyruvate carboxylase produces MNAMRPQSDSAEPLRHDIRLLGRLLGTVIEECEGKRVFDTIETLRRTAVKFRREGNDADGKLLEQRVKRLQGSDPNSVARAFSYFLHLSNIAEDRDQNRRQRARAIASGAPERGSLRDAVQTLGRQGVGVARIRRLLAEACVMPVLTAHPTEVQRKSTLDVHREIASALTQREGTLTPEELADLDASLLGRVATLWQTRMLRYTRLTVADEIENALSYYRSTFLQVIPRVYGDLSKLLSRESAKPFAAPPAPLEPFLRMGSWIGGDRDGNPNVDASTLERALLRQATVLFEHYLQEVHALGAELSVTTLLIGVDAELLALADASGDDSPHRRDEPYRRALVGVYARLAATAQRLTGQDLARRSTVAASAYEGPEELSADLAVIAASLAAHHGSPIAKLRLAGLQQAVEVFGFHLATVDLRQSSDVHERALAELFALAGTQRDGKPLDYLALTEEERVELLRAELAQARPLASPWIAYSEDTTRELAVLRAAAAGRARYGKQAVRQTIVSHTETLSDLLEVMVLQKEAGLIAPAGQEIQPEDGLMVVPLFETIPDLQRGAEIMAAWLDLPEVRQRVKLAQNGAQEVMLGYSDSNKDGGFLTSNWSLYQAERALVDVFSARNVRLRLFHGRGGSVGRGGGSSFDAILAQPPGTVAGQIRLTEQGEVIQSKYKDAEVGRWHLELLVAATLESSLAPRAEATSAEDAHMAQHGPAMSFMSETAQRTYRGLVYDTPRFADYFFAATPISEIAGLNIGSRPASRKKGQRIEDLRAIPWGFSWAQCRLMLTGWYGMGSAIEAYLETGAPDAPRSRRGRLAQLREMARDWPAFRTLLSNMEMVLAKSDLAIAARYAQLVPQRGVRERIFGAISAEHGRTLAMLKLLTQRELLADNPTLQASLRERFAYIDPLNYLQIDLIRRHRAAQKHPEAEVDKRVQRAIHLTINGIAAGLRNSG; encoded by the coding sequence ATGAATGCCATGCGCCCGCAGTCCGATTCAGCAGAACCCTTGCGTCACGATATCCGGCTATTAGGCCGATTACTGGGCACCGTCATCGAGGAATGTGAGGGCAAACGCGTCTTCGACACCATCGAAACCCTGCGCCGCACGGCCGTGAAGTTCCGCCGCGAAGGCAACGACGCCGACGGCAAATTGCTGGAGCAACGCGTCAAGCGCCTGCAAGGCAGCGACCCCAACTCGGTGGCGCGCGCCTTCAGCTACTTCCTGCACCTTTCCAATATCGCCGAAGACCGCGACCAGAACCGCCGCCAGCGCGCCCGCGCCATCGCCAGCGGCGCGCCCGAGCGCGGCAGCCTGCGCGACGCCGTGCAGACCCTGGGCCGCCAGGGCGTGGGCGTGGCCCGCATCCGCCGCCTGTTGGCCGAGGCCTGCGTGATGCCGGTGCTGACCGCGCACCCCACCGAAGTGCAGCGCAAGAGCACGCTGGACGTGCACCGCGAGATCGCCAGCGCGCTGACGCAGCGCGAAGGCACGCTGACGCCGGAAGAGCTGGCCGACCTGGATGCCTCCCTGCTCGGCCGTGTCGCCACGCTGTGGCAGACCCGCATGCTGCGCTACACGCGCCTCACGGTGGCCGACGAAATCGAGAACGCGCTGTCGTACTACCGCAGCACCTTCCTGCAAGTCATTCCCCGCGTGTACGGCGACCTGTCCAAGCTGCTGAGCCGCGAATCCGCCAAGCCCTTCGCCGCTCCGCCCGCGCCGCTGGAGCCCTTCCTGCGCATGGGCAGCTGGATCGGCGGCGACCGCGACGGCAACCCCAATGTGGATGCCAGCACCCTGGAACGCGCGCTGCTGCGCCAGGCCACCGTGCTGTTCGAGCACTATCTGCAAGAGGTCCACGCCCTGGGCGCGGAGCTGTCCGTCACCACACTGCTGATCGGCGTGGATGCCGAACTGCTGGCGCTGGCCGACGCCAGCGGCGACGATTCGCCGCACCGCCGCGATGAGCCCTACCGCCGCGCGCTGGTCGGCGTGTACGCCCGCCTGGCCGCCACCGCGCAGCGCCTGACGGGCCAGGACCTGGCCCGCCGCAGCACCGTCGCAGCAAGCGCCTACGAAGGTCCGGAAGAACTGTCCGCCGACCTGGCCGTGATCGCCGCGTCGCTGGCCGCCCACCATGGCTCGCCCATCGCCAAGCTGCGTCTGGCCGGCCTGCAGCAGGCCGTGGAAGTGTTCGGCTTCCATCTGGCTACGGTGGACCTGCGCCAGAGTTCCGACGTGCACGAGCGCGCGCTGGCCGAGCTGTTCGCCCTCGCGGGCACGCAGCGCGACGGCAAGCCGCTGGACTACCTGGCGCTTACCGAAGAAGAACGCGTCGAACTGCTGCGCGCCGAACTGGCGCAGGCGCGTCCACTGGCTTCGCCCTGGATCGCCTATAGCGAAGACACCACGCGCGAACTGGCCGTGCTGCGCGCCGCCGCCGCCGGCCGCGCGCGCTACGGCAAGCAGGCCGTGCGCCAGACCATCGTGTCGCACACCGAAACCCTGAGCGACCTGCTGGAAGTGATGGTGCTGCAGAAGGAAGCCGGTCTCATCGCCCCCGCCGGCCAGGAGATCCAGCCCGAAGACGGCCTGATGGTGGTGCCGCTGTTCGAGACCATTCCCGACTTGCAGCGCGGCGCCGAGATCATGGCCGCCTGGCTGGACCTGCCCGAAGTCCGCCAGCGCGTGAAGCTGGCGCAGAACGGCGCGCAGGAGGTCATGCTGGGCTATTCAGACAGCAACAAGGACGGCGGCTTCCTCACGTCCAACTGGTCGCTCTACCAGGCCGAACGCGCGCTGGTCGACGTGTTCTCGGCCCGCAACGTGCGCCTGCGCCTGTTCCACGGCCGCGGCGGCTCGGTCGGACGCGGCGGCGGCTCCAGCTTCGACGCCATCCTGGCGCAGCCCCCGGGCACCGTGGCCGGCCAGATCCGCCTGACCGAACAGGGCGAAGTCATCCAGAGCAAGTACAAGGACGCCGAGGTCGGCCGCTGGCACCTGGAACTGCTGGTCGCCGCCACGCTGGAATCCAGCCTGGCGCCGCGCGCCGAAGCCACCAGCGCCGAAGACGCGCACATGGCCCAGCACGGCCCCGCCATGTCCTTCATGTCCGAAACCGCGCAGCGCACCTACCGCGGCCTGGTCTACGACACCCCGCGCTTCGCCGACTACTTCTTCGCCGCCACGCCCATCAGCGAAATCGCCGGCCTGAACATCGGCTCGCGTCCCGCCTCGCGCAAGAAGGGCCAGCGCATCGAAGACCTGCGCGCCATTCCCTGGGGCTTCTCCTGGGCGCAATGCCGCCTGATGCTGACCGGCTGGTACGGCATGGGCTCGGCCATCGAGGCCTATCTGGAAACCGGCGCCCCCGACGCGCCCCGCTCGCGCCGCGGCCGCCTGGCCCAGTTGCGCGAAATGGCGCGCGACTGGCCCGCCTTCCGCACGCTGCTGTCCAACATGGAAATGGTGCTGGCCAAGTCCGACCTGGCGATCGCCGCGCGCTACGCGCAGCTGGTGCCGCAGCGCGGCGTGCGCGAGCGCATCTTCGGCGCCATCAGCGCCGAGCACGGCCGCACGCTGGCCATGCTCAAGCTGCTGACCCAGCGCGAACTGCTGGCCGACAATCCCACGCTGCAGGCTTCGCTGCGCGAGCGCTTCGCCTACATCGATCCGCTCAATTACCTGCAGATCGACCTGATCCGCCGCCACCGCGCGGCGCAGAAGCATCCCGAGGCCGAAGTGGACAAGCGTGTGCAGCGCGCCATCCACCTGACCATCAACGGGATTGCGGCGGGGCTGCGCAACTCGGGCTGA